The Sus scrofa isolate TJ Tabasco breed Duroc chromosome 4, Sscrofa11.1, whole genome shotgun sequence genomic sequence agaaaaagataACAGTTAGATGAAAAAGTCATTCAGGAAGCCCACACATGAAGAAGATAGTAGAAAATTAGACCCATAATgtaggataaataaaaatttataaaaatcacttTCGTTTCAGGCTGCTGTAGAAAATAGTCTAAGTACTAGAATATTTAAGACAGAAAACTTAGCTGCTTTTTATGAAAATTGATCAAAGCATCCATTGTAAAGTACATTACTAGAGCTTTCTATTTAATAACTGAAACCTCTAGCAGTATAGAATTTAATTTCCTACTGTCTATATCTCCTATATTCAGAAACTTTAAATTCTAGACTGTACTTAAACATTTTAATGCATATGATGTAATAAAGCAGCACTACTCTAGTTAATTGCATGTGTTATTCTAATCAGAATAGAATGTTTACCTCATGGTGAGTTTCTGACATTCAGCattgaaagaaaaagttaaatctgTGGATAAAACCTAGTAGATGGCTGCAAGAATACCAATTAATGTATCCTTCCATTACCATcaaattttataatgtataaaattatacaaatttttatacattataaaattttatggaagGATATAAATAATTTCTCAAGCAAATGAGAAAAGTAATATTATAACAAAGTGCCAAAAGTAGAAAAGatagaatcttaaaaatagagttaaatgatttatataaaattGGCCATGAGCAAGGATTCTCATGAATTAGGTCTATGAATGGATTTTGATGCTCCATAAATTTAATTCCTTAAATTGTAAGCAAATCTTTCCCTGCTCATGTTCATGAGGATAATTTCATGTTTAAATATTGCTTTCAAAATATTGTCTGTTGTAATATGTGGACTAAAGTAATTAAGGTGATTATTGCCATAACACTGGTCAGGCCAATTGTTTTTGACCCTTTTTTACAAACGATAATACTCTAAGCTGAAATTTTACCAATAAACctcaaaataacattttagaggaaaaacagGGATTAGAGTCACACCAATGACACTATGTGAACTTTTCTATATTGCAATTGAGATACAAAAGCTGAGAGAGGAAAATGTACCAAtgctctcaaaaaataaaaatgttcggttaaaaaagatgtgaaaatacaTTCTTTATAAGAAGCTAATGGAGTTCTAGATATTTTATCTCCCTCCAAAACTAGGGAACAACTTCAAGACTTTAATATGTGCAACCTGGAGGTGAAGTAACAGAGTGGATTGATATTAAATTCCAAGTCTAAATGTAAGAGTCTATTATTCGCAAGAGCTATTGCCCTGAAGTAccagaacaaagagaaagatgTCTACAATTCATCCAACTGGACTTGGGAGTAGCAAGAATGCACAATATTCTCTTTTAGATTATATATGGAccagttaatttaaaatgaatttacccAATAATGCTTCCAGAAGAGATAGTTTTCTTCTAAGAGGATAAGAAAATTTGTGcactttaagaattaaaaaatacattcacaagaTATCAGCCAGATGCAGCTTCAAAcctgtcacacacacaaaaaaaaagtagtaaaagttCCAAGTAAGGAATGCTTCCACAAAGCCATAATGGGTTAGCAGGTTAGCACATGAGAAAGACAGTATACATTTGCAAAACCCTGAGAGCATCCAGAGCATGACAGTAGCATCAAATAAGAACTTTCCTccaggagtgcccattgtggtttAACAAGTTTAAAAccctctagtatccatgaggttgtgggtttgatccctggcctcattcagtgggttaaggatccagcattgctgcaaggtgctatgtaggtcacagatgtggctcagatccagtgtggctgtgatgtagactggaagctacagctctgagttcacccctggtctgggaacttccatatgctgcaggtgcagtcctactTTCCTCCATATAGTTCTCCTTATTCCCTAATGTAGTCCCTAAGTACCAGTTACAAAAATTAGTAGAAAGATCAGTGGTAGCGGCACTTGATCTATAAGTCTACTCCCATTGGCCCAATGTAGACTTCACAAAAACAATTCCAATGCAATGGTGAAATGCTTAGCATTAAATGAAATTTAGAACTTTAGTTATTACAGTAAACTGGGCATCAGTTATAGAATTTCAGGGATCCTTTCTTCCCCAACGCTTTTCTAATAGCAACTTGGACATCTTTGTTTCTGAGACTGTATACTATGGGATTTAATAATGGAGTGACAATGGTGTATGTCACTGTCACCAGCCTATCCCTGTTGGACACAAAGTTTGCTGTTGGTCTCAGGTAGATATAGGAAGCACAACCGTAGTGAATAATAACAACAGTAAGGTGAGAAGCACAGGTAGAAAAAGCTTTTCGTCTACCCTCAGTAGAAGGAATCTTCAGGATAGTCCTCAGAATGCAGACATAAGAAACACAGATGAGTGAAAACGGGACCACAAGTACAAGAACCCCACAGATGAATATGACAAATTCATGAACATCTGTATTTGTGCAAGCCAGACGAATAACTGGTGAGATGTCACAGAAGTAATGGTTGACTTTGTTGGCACTACAGAAAGGGAGGCTGAAAACTAAATACACTACTGTTAGTGAGGCCAAGAACCCACCAATCCCACAGGTGGCTCCCAATTTTCCACACACGTGCCAACTCATAAGGATGGGATAATGTAGAGGGTGACATATGGCAGCATAACGATCATAGCCCATCACTCCCAATAGCAGGCAGTTGGTAATAGCAAAACCAAGGAAGAAGAACATTTGGATGGCACAACAGATGAAGGAGATAGTCCTGGCCACAGAAAGGAGATTGAGAAGCATCTTGGGTAGGATGACAAAGGTGTAGAAGGTCTCTGATGTTGAGAGTATGCcaaggaagaagtacattggtGTGTGAAGGCTTTTATCCAGGCGGATGATATTAACAATAGTGACATTACCACTGAGAATGACGAGGTATAGGGAAAGGAAAACCACAAAGAGGGCAAGCTGAATTTCACCAAGGCTGGAGAAACCcagcaacaggaactccgtgaccATGGTGAGATTTTTCGCCAAGACCTGaaaaggaaagaggtaaaacATATTCAGGTACACAAATACAGGAATCTAGGATATGCAGACTTGTGTTCTAAGAAAAAATTATGCCCTCTCCAGTTTCTAGTAGCCTCTGGTTCATggtctccctcttctttcttcaaagTTGGGAAAGTTACACCTCTTCCTCTGACTCTGATTCTGCCATCCACTTTGAAGAATACCATGATTATATGGTCACACgcaaatgatataaaataatctACCTAAAGGTCAGCAGATTAGCAAACTTAATTCTGTCTCTAgccttcctcctttttcatttaaccTAAGCTATTTACATGTTTCTGGGCTTGATACATGGACATCATTGGAAGGTCATTATTGTGCCTACTACAATAGGAATACaatgcaaaaaatgaaacagagaaaacaattctctttttaatagcatcaaaaagagaATCAATTTTTCTAAAGGAAGATGCAAGATACATATACAGAAAACCATCAAAatagttgaaagaaattaaagatttaaataaatgaagagatagcCACATTCATCGGTTGGAGCACGCAACATAATTGGGAAACAATTCTGAGCAAAATGAGCAATAAATTCAACATAATTCTTATAAATCCCAGCAGACTGTTCTTGTAAAAACTGACAAAGTGAtcataaaatgtatatggaaagaaACTAGTGTAGCCTAAATAATTGTGAAAAAGAAGGGTAAGGATGGAAGGTTTAGGAGGTCTgtggtggctcatcgggttaaggatatggatttgttactgctgtgactcgggtcatTGCTGTGCCATAGACTccgtctctggcccaggaatttccacatgccatgggtgaggccaaaagaaagaaaaaagtaaaaaaaaaaagatggagggtCTATACTTTCTGATTGCAAAACTCACCCTAATAATGAAGTAATCAAAAAAGTATGGCACTGgcatatataattacatatatacacaacggTAAAGACTGACAGTCCAGAAATACATACTTCAAAAGGTACCATTATGAAATCATTGTTAAACACAGAGATAATACATATTTGTAaagcatatatctgataagagatttgtaggaaaaatacacatgtatttcttaaaattaaaataagagacgcatgccatttaaaaaatgggcatacTCTTTTCACTAGACGTTTCATCAAAGTATATCAGAGGCTAATGGTATACAAAAGTATGTTCATTCATCGTTAGaggaatgtaaattaaaaccacaatgagatgacTGTTCGCATGCAATAGAATGACTATAACTAAATTAATAGCCAATAAAGGTGCTATGAGTATGTAGAGAGACTAAAACCTTCACATTTTgatgatgggaatataaaattatGCAATCACTTTGAAAAGATTTTGCAGTTTCTTCTAATGGTGGGTATAAACTTACCTATTAACAATATGATTCTCAGGAATATACCAGAGAGAAGTGAACACtatcatacaaatatttttatgtaactgCTCTCGGTAGCATAATTTATAATGGCCAAAAGAATAAGACTATCCAATTGTCTATCAATttatgaataaatacatttattgataAACAAAATCCGATATTCTCACAAAATTAAATACTATTCagtaataaaaggaatgaaagtatGGTATATAGCACAACATAAATATCTTCAAAAACATTACATGAAATGATAGTAGCCAAGTGCAAAAGACTACATATTGgaaattctatttatatgaaatgtcttggaaaagaaaatatatattagcagaaagtagattagttgTAACGTTGGAATGGGGACAAAATGGCATGTGACTGCAAACAAGTAAGAGGTATGTTTTGGGGATGAAGCAAACGTTTTAAAACATGATTGTGTTGATGATCACATAACTATCAATCTGTGTGAATTTCATAGTATATtaagttatttttgaaagatCATTTTGAAGGAAATTCAGATATATTGatgatttaatttttcatatatttatctattttaatcaCTAAATGGAGACCTATGGGACACTAGAatccaaatttttattatttgagtcCATCTCTGGAATGTTTAAGTGTTTCTGGAATACATCATAGATCTTCAAAAATTGAGgttaattttaaacataaattatttACATTGCTAGTCTGACAACTTAGGATTTACCATGATAGTAATGCTTAATTCTATCTCCAAACCCCAATTAATATAGCCATAAGTATGTGCAAAAAGTAGAAGAGAAGATCCTACACGTGAGCAGAGGACTGAGAGAGAGATTCTATTAAATTCCATACAGGGGCCAAGCTGGACTGCCAATTATGACTATTTATTTCACATGCCCCCCCCCGAACAATCTCAAAATagatattcaagaaaaataagaaaaggcatGTTCTTCAGCTGATTAAAGCCAATGAAACCAAAAGAATATAATTATCCTGtatatcaatatttatatataggaTAACTATACTCTTAAGTGACCAGAATTACTCCTACTACctttcattctctcttcctttacTCATCATCATCTCAATTTATAGATACATGTGGTGTCCACCATACTTAGATCAAAACATGGTCTGTTGTAGGGTAATTGAATTGTGATACATAAACTGCctccctttagaaaaaaaatatagtgtaTATAGGCCATGGGGTCAcgaaaaacattgtaaattggAGTCGGGATTGTCAACAATCTTTTCTGCagtcaaaaagcaaagaaacatagACTACTTTTGATTTTCTAGTCCAgcaaggacagagagaaaaactTGATAATTGGGGAAGATAAGAATAGATTCAGTCATTAAGTAAATAAGGTAAAATTACCTTAGAACAAATTTATTCTATATTCTTTGCACCTAAACCTCCCAAGTTCTaacaaatagaaataagaatctttttaagtcttttttattAAATGCATTAACAAATATTGGTCTAGGAGAAGTCTATGTTTGATAAGGattaggaaaaatttttttaaagtccaaaatgacattatataaaatatacaggaacacagagtccccattgtggtgtagtgagttaagaacctaactgcagctgcttgggcaCTGTagaggcccaggttcaatccctggcctggtgcagcaggttaaaggatctgatattgctgcagctcagattcaatgcctggcctgggaatttccataagccagggtgcagccataaaataataataataaaaaaatactggaacataataaaatgaaggataaacCTAAAGACTTGAAAAATAATCAAGTCATGCAAATATTTTACAGAGTTCAGCAAGTGAAAACTACAgcaaaacataataaaagaaaatgtcaaaaaacaaaaacagctgtgaacagaagaaaattttgcaaaattaaaaaataattaattaagtgtaactaaatgaaatagagaaagactttaaaatgattataaagaACGTGATAGATATAGAAGAGTAGCAAAACAGCTCCAACATGCACAGTATTAAATAAATTCAAcatgtaaaaatgttaaaaagaatttCCCTGATATAAAAAAGATCTACACCTACACACTGAAATGATCTGCCATCCTTTCAGGCTACTCGTATCCATGACTATCCAAACCCTCACGAATACTGACCAAAAACCGTAAAGTTTAAGACATAACATAGtcaatatattatatttaaatatgatgAAAAATTATCTGTGACTTTGAGCAAAAATATTGAttactaacatttaaaaatcatgtggatttaatacatatatattatctgACAACAATACACAATGCATTATGAGAGTGTGGAGATTTTCAAGATATTCAAGGAAGGAAGTTTTACCAAGGATTTtcatacacaaacatacaaatgatatagaaaaatagttttaagtaTGCTAATGCTCCAGGAATATTAAAACCActagcttttcctttcttttctttttttcatttctttttttttttttttttttggctttttagggccacaccacagcatatggaggttcccaggctaggggtctaatcagaactacagttgccagcctacactacagccacagcaatgctggatccttaacccaatgagcgaggccagggatcaacctcatggttcctagttggatttgtttccgttgtgccatggggaactccagcttttcttGATGAACTCACTAGATGAGGAGATCCATTCGCCAAGAAAATTCTGGTGGATCTTTTGgccaaaggaagaggaaatacaaagtaaagtaaaataaatgtcacaaaaTAATATCACCTGCATTCTACATATTAGAAATACAGGCTGTTTAAAGCAGcgataaaaggaaaataaatgcctTAATTATGCATAAGcaattgtaataaatatttttataaaatagcagaaatttagaaataaaacaaactaaagggaaacaaaaatataaagtaatacaaataaaattaaaatacataaaaatactaGAACACATACAAATATGCACAAATACATTGATTccctgaaaaaattaaatgtatatgtttatttaaagTGCTTAAATATCATTTGCTACATAAGAAATATCCTATTAGTGGTGTGACTTTGAGTATCtcaagtatctttatttttttttatttatttattttttttgctgggCTCTTTTCTCTCTAAACAAGCCATCCATTCAAAGACATTGATTCTGAAACTTTATGCTTATCCCACCACTGAAGTTATAGAATCAGGTGCAGGTGAGTGGTCAAAAACAGAAGCTTTAATGTGCAAACAGAATAATAGACAGAAATAAACCACTGGAGAAAGTACACAATGATGAGTGACCCTTCTTTAAATTGAATCTTCTGTCCCGGTCCATCTGTCACATGTGCACCTGCATGCTAGGTGggagttaaaatatattttttactctGTTCTGCAGGTAAAACTATGAACATAGAATACATAATACATGGGCTGATAGCTTTGGtgggaaatgaattttttttttacctcttcagGTCCCCGGATTCCCAAATCGGGTGTTTTTGACATGACTGATTCTTCTCTAGAGGCAGCAGAAGAATCTGAAGAGAaacaatttttctgaaaatgaaaaaaatatatatgtatatatgtatatttatccaTGACACTCTATTTTCAATCCTGTTTGCCTTTCCCTCTCATAATTAGAAAACAGACTCATGCAAGGCAAAAATCTACAGATTTTGGCCTCCAATGCTTTTGATGTGAGAAGACCAAGGGGAGGTGAATATTTTCAGAGTTGTTTGGGAAGCAAGGTTACATGACCCTAAGAATGAGAAATCTGGAATTGCAGACACAGAGAATAGCTTAAACAAAGTGGCcggaaataggagaaaaaaatgggcaagtaGGTATTGAAATAATTCAGCTGGAAAGAAGGGGTGAATgcagaataattaaaaattttatttaactgaGTACCTTCTTACTGAAAACTTATAATGATCTCTGAATACTTTATAAAGCTCCAActtcttggtaaaaaaaaaaaaatgtggaggagGGTTTTTGATATATTGGGCTCTCACCACACTCGAAATTGATGTCTTCCATCTACCAGATTTTATCCCAATATTTTAATCACAGGGAAATTCAATAGTTCATTGGGCATGCAATGAGCCATGTCATATCACCCTGATGACTTTTTTGTTTGGGGCAGATCCTTTGAACTCTCaggaagaaacaaataatttGCTCTCATTCCTATAGCACTTCCTTcaactcaataaatttttattgggtACACAGTAAATCACAGCCACTATATTAAATGTTTGgaatacatcagtgaacaaaacaagaTCCCTGCcttcatgaaatatatatattttagaacttCTCATATTTAAGGTAATTCTAGAAAATGAtatcattttctcaaaaaaagtcAAGTTCTTAGAGGGTAGACACCATGTTGTTCATTTGACAAAAGTCCACGTGTCAGGCACCAGGGATTCATCTACACCCCTCTCATCCCCACCAGCATCAGATTTCCTAAAAAATAGCAATATTCAAATTTTATGTGTGATAACCAATGTCTAAATaaactaatgaatgaatgaatatcccaactgatttatatgtatatatctgtcaTATAGCTGGTAAAGGTGttaaatgagcaaaaataaaaaataaaaaaataagatttatatgGTGAAGAAGCACTATCTAGATATAAAGTTAAAAAgcattaattcatatttttatttcagcattttctgAGTAAATAGTTAAATCTCCCTAAATCTTATTTTCtctactgaaatttaaaatactatgACAATTGATGGCATAAGTTAAAATGTAGCCCAAAATTATACATACAAAGCACTAATTAAAtacatcctttctttccttctggataTTGATATTATGGATACCTCCTGTGACCATTCTCCAATATCtctactgttttcctttcttcttaaccTTAAAATCCCAACCTCTGCATCATCTTGTCTCCCCACCCAACTACTTTGCCTATTACCACTCTTCAGTCcttatctattatatatacatagaccACAGTTCTAAAAATATCTACAGTATTTCTTAATTGAACATGAGATAAAATGCATAACTAGTGATGAACTAGGAGATGTAATAAATATACTGTAAGGTTTTAGATTATTTAATGGGCCATATTATTCAAGTTATGAAGTAAGAAAGCCAAGTCACCAATGTAAAAGAGTTTCATGTTCCCCAACATGTGAGTTCTATAGAGGAATGCAGTTTCTTATCTTTTATCATGGCCTTTCAGAAAAAGTCTAACTAATGTGATGACAATTCCCAGTATTCACATTCCGATCTTCCTCTCATTCTCTTAGAATTGTTCAAAGCAATAGCAAAAGACTCACCACCACACTCCTAAGAACTACTCATTGTGATGACCCACTTACAACATGAGTGAGTGTTATTAATAGACATCTTTTTGGTTATCTGCATTAGAGTAAATGCATTGCTTCGTAATTTCACTACACATAGCCCTAGGGAACCACTACCGCATTGCTCCTGTTGAAACAAGTCCTGCTTTCCCTCAGTTGGGAACTATGGTCTAAGGGGAAAATGGGGCTCAAGGCTCTCAAAGATAAACTACGAGACTAGGGCTGCTTTTTAAATTCTAGATTCCCCAGTGAGGTGACTCATTAGAAATCTGGAGGCTGCTGGACATAACAGAAAAGACTTGGTAACACTCTCCATGGTCTTTCCCTATATTTCTTCATCCTTTGGTTGGAGGCAAGAATTTCCTATGCTTTTCCATCTGCACTCTAGCCTCTATTTCAAAGAGGAGTATGTTGTGAGAAATGACAGAATGAGCTGGCATAGTTGCACCAGTAATAGCAGCAAAGAACAACTCTAGAAGATGCAATGTAATGTGACAATACTCACATATAGGGCCAGAGACATCACTTACCTGCTTATTATTCCAAAAGCAAATACTTAGTTCTTACTTCTGTCAAGAAGTGTGTTATATTCAGGTGATGTGGGCTCAAATAAGGATAGCGCCCCATAGGAAATTTAATCCCCATGGGAGGAGACAAAGAAAGAGCTGACCACAGTGTGccctgatgggggtggggaggctatGGGAGAGATGTGCATTCAAGATATGCATGTCACTCTGAGAGCACACGGAAGAGAAATATGAATTAGGTGGTAGAAGTCAATAAAAATTTCTTAGACATGGTTATGCTTGAGTGAAGTTTTTAAATCTGAGTAGGGGGTAGACAAATAAGGAGAatgaataaatttctagaaaatctctaatatatttaaagataaggAGGCATGGAATAGCAATTACATTGATAGAAATTTTAATTTCGGGgttaaaagttatctttttatttgttatgaGCTATTGAAGAATTCATAATCTAGGATATTATCTGATTagattctcattttataaaattaatgatgACATTGATGCTGATAATAATCTACAAGAGTGACATTAGCAAAATAACAGAATATAAATCTTCCACTATCTTACCTCCAAAGAACACTGGTTTTGACAATTACTCATGGATGAGAATACCTTTAAGTACACACATGGGTCCAGTGGAGAACTTCCACAACTGcactttagattaaaaaaaaaaaaaaaattccaa encodes the following:
- the LOC100626501 gene encoding olfactory receptor 10R2; protein product: MFYLFPFQVLAKNLTMVTEFLLLGFSSLGEIQLALFVVFLSLYLVILSGNVTIVNIIRLDKSLHTPMYFFLGILSTSETFYTFVILPKMLLNLLSVARTISFICCAIQMFFFLGFAITNCLLLGVMGYDRYAAICHPLHYPILMSWHVCGKLGATCGIGGFLASLTVVYLVFSLPFCSANKVNHYFCDISPVIRLACTNTDVHEFVIFICGVLVLVVPFSLICVSYVCILRTILKIPSTEGRRKAFSTCASHLTVVIIHYGCASYIYLRPTANFVSNRDRLVTVTYTIVTPLLNPIVYSLRNKDVQVAIRKALGKKGSLKFYN